In Plasmodium gaboni strain SY75 chromosome 8, whole genome shotgun sequence, one DNA window encodes the following:
- a CDS encoding cactin-like protein — MASDESSGDNFSSGDALSHTSEKKKNKKKNKKKKYDQYKRDTSSLSSSHSSYISNASRVRDERRKKKKYKEKKRSYHNRNRDDNYIHSDNDYDDDDNHYVKKKKHKKDKYKSPSCSYSSDNSSEGEKKKRKHKKEKKRKEKDNKRDTKIFDDEIKNNKENNLTVKELKKERENLMRQHFNYTDECNPFGDNTLSTPFVWKLKNKYEKIKNQKKIKLTTNSLLENCVSKINEIEQVKKRREDREKERQMIEDHRLQLEKQKNQINIKEYMEKEHLFFFNQEIHFSNNRIKHKDIQPIDIFRTSIQILKGEEHIQKSVDINNYTMPFNKILEGLREKELINCERQIKLFQMHDKMFDEEKYENFWNALLFFCKYYLDKIQLKEEENNNIDDNTDNKIESFFLNKTYNELITYEDKIKKKILMEESTDKDMNYWNRILFKIPYYKSKYILKCFQEKLKKKLNKIDNTNEHHDRGQIKTSEKKISVVEEKQESLPYKCESPILYDIKYFEKNKYEIENVYNSEEELKERKKIYENILIKLKGMEEEQEEEQEEDLSILSFIKGDNNKEMERNNKVDIMNDNDRYSHLECVTEDFKNKDNLNNLFKEDKKIFDSFVQREKKKGIKDEIIMKDIPHHIIKTATLLKDSLFVARKPLYFNRIKTSFDWNKYNKTHYDYENTPPKYICGYKFNIFYTNLINKNHKPTWKLYPSNDGDDTKVIIIFHGGIPYLDIAFKIINAEWSLDKNKGFRNIFDRGILQLYFNFKKKRYRR; from the exons atggCAAGCGACGAATCATCAGGTGATAATTTCTCATCTGGAGACGCTTTAAGCCACACCagtgaaaaaaaaaaaaataaaaaaaaaaataaaaaaaaaaaatatgatcAATATAAGAGGGACACGTCCTCTTTGTCTTCTTCACATTCTTCTTATATATCTAATGCCTCAAGGGTTAGAGATGAaagaaggaaaaaaaaaaaatacaaagaaaagaaaagatCATATCATAACAGAAATAGGgatgataattatattcatagtgataatgattatgatgatgatgataatcattatgtaaaaaaaaagaaacataaaaaagataaatataagaGTCCTAGTTGTTCATATAGTAGTGATAATTCCAGTGAAGGggagaaaaaaaaaaggaaacataaaaaagaaaagaaaagaaaagaaaaagataataaaagaGATACTAAAATTTTTGATgatgaaattaaaaataataaagaaaataatttgaCCGTGAAAGAActaaaaaaagaaagagAAAATTTAATGAGACaacattttaattataCTGATGAATGTAACCCATTTGGAGATAATACTTTATCAACTCCATTCGTTTggaaattaaaaaataaatatgaaaaaataaagaaccaaaaaaaaataaaattaacaACTAACAGCCTACTTGAAAATTGTGTATCTAAAATTAATGAGATCGAACAagttaaaaaaagaagagAAGATAGAGAAAAAGAAAGACAGATGATAGAAGATCATCGTTTGCAATTAGAGAAGcaaaaaaatcaaataaatataaaagaatatatggaaaaagaacatctctttttttttaatcaAGAAATACATTTCTCAAATAATAGGATTAAACATAAAGATATACAACCAATAGATATTTTTAGGACATCCATACAAATATTGAAAGGAGAAGAGCATATACAAAAAAGTGtagatattaataattacaCTATGCCCTTTAACAAAATATTAGAAG GGCTAAGagaaaaagaattaataaaCTGCGAACgacaaataaaattatttcaGATGCATGATAAAATGTTTGACGAAGAAAAGTATGAAAATTTTTGGAATGCactattatttttttgtaaatattatttagaTAAGATCCAGTTAAAGGAAGAAgaaaacaataatatagatGACAATACTGACAATAAAATCGAATccttttttcttaataaaacatataatgaattaataacatatgaagataaaataaaaaaaaaaattcttatGGAAGAATCAACAGATAAAGATATGAATTATTGGAATAGGATATTGTTTAAAATACCATATTATAAatctaaatatatattgaaatGTTTTcaagaaaaattaaaaaaaaaattgaataAAATTGATAACACTAATGAACACCATGACAG GGGACAAATAAAGACCTCAGAGAAAAAGATTAGTGTGGTCGAAGAGAAACAAGAAAGCTTACCCTACAAATGCGAGAGTCcaattttatatgatataaaatattttgagaaaaataaatatgagatagaaaatgtatataattcagaagaagaattaaaagaaaggaaaaaaatatatgaaaatattttgataaaatTGAAAGGAATGGAAGAAGAACAAGAAGAAGAACAAGAAGAAGATTTATCTATTCTTAGTTTTATTAAGGGagataataataaggaGATGGAACGAAATAATAAAGTTGATATTATGAATGATAATGATAGATATTCTCATTTAGAATGTGTTACAGAagattttaaaaataaagataatttaaataatttgtttaaggaagataaaaaaatttttgaTAGTTTTGTTCaaagagaaaaaaagaaaggaATAAAAGATGAAATAATCATGAAAGACATACCTcatcatattataaagaCAGCAACATTATTAAAGGATTCTTTATTTGTAGCAAGAAAAcctttatattttaatagAATAAAAACAAGTTTTGATTggaataaatataataaaacacATTATGATTATGAAAATACACCTCcgaaatatatttgtggttataaatttaatattttctatacaaatcttataaataaaaatcataAACCAACATGGAAATTGTATCCATCAAATGATGGTGATGACACGAAagttattattatatttcatgGGGGCATACCTTATTTAGATATAGcttttaaaattataaatgCAGAATGGTCTCtagataaaaataaaggattcagaaatatatttgatcGTGGAATCTtacaattatattttaattttaagaaaaaaagatacaggagataa